In Salinibacterium sp. dk2585, a single window of DNA contains:
- the rpoC gene encoding DNA-directed RNA polymerase subunit beta', which translates to MLDVTTFDELRIGLATADDIRRWSHGEVKKPETINYRTLKPEKDGLFGEQIFGPSRDWECSCGKYKRVRFKGIVCERCGVEVTKSSVRRERMGHIELAAPVTHIWYFKGVPSRLGYLLDMAPKDLEKVIYFAAYMVISVDEQGRHDDMPGLENEIRLEIAELEKQRDSRIADRLAKLETDLAALEEEGAKADVKRRTKDGAEKEMSQTRKSFDEQIAQLERVWEDFRTLKVGDLKPEDSVFHELQDRFGIYFEAHMGAEAIKKRLETFDLQAESDELHEQIANGKGQKKIRAIKRLKVVNSFLQTGNSPAAMVLDVVPVIPPELRPMVQLDGGRFATSDLNDLYRRVINRNNRLRRLLDLGAPEIIVNNEKRMLQEAVDALFDNGRRGRPVTGTGNRALKSLSDMLKGKQGRFRQNLLGKRVDYSGRSVIIVGPQLKLHQCGLPKQMALELFKPFVIKRLIDLSHAQNIKSAKRMVERSRPQVWDVLEEIIRERPVLLNRAPTLHRLGIQAFEPQLVEGKAIQLHPLVCAAFNADFDGDQMAVHLPLSVEAQAEARILMLASNNILKPSDGRPVTLPTQDMIIGLHHLTTIREGGEGEGRAFSSVAEAILAFDQKSLHLNSKVRIRLIGDKFENGAELKETTLGRALFNEALPEDYPWVEALADKGQLSAIVNDLAERYPKVEVAATLDRIKDAGFYWATRSGVTVALSDILTPPTKRAIIEGYEKQAAKVQSQFEKGLTTDAERRQELIEIWNKATAEVATAMQENMPSDNNINRMVTSGARGNWMQVRQIAGMRGLVSNPKGEIIPRPILSSYREGLSVAEYFIATHGARKGLADTALRTADSGYLTRRLVDVSQDVIIREDDCGTSRGLDLVIAAPDANGVLVRDANVENSLYARSLAEDAVDANGTVVAKAGDDVGDVLINTLIEAGITHAKVRSVLTCESAAGVCAVCYGRSLATGKLVDIGEAVGIIAAQSIGEPGTQLTMRTFHTGGVASADDITQGLPRVTELFEARTPKGASPIAEAAGKITIEDTDRSRKLILTPDNGDEPIAYPVLKRATLLVEDGEHVELGQQLHVGAVDPKEVLRVRGVRAVQQHLVDGVQGVYRSQGVPIHDKHIEVIVRQMLRKVTVVDHGDTDLLPGELVDRSRYNELNRAALTEGRKTASARQEVMGITKASLATESWLSAASFQETTRVLTQAAMDGKSDPLLGLKENVIIGKLIPAGTGLPRYRNVSVEATEEAKAERYPNRIFSDDSSFSEADLSFVDFDSFSSDGDFTPGTYN; encoded by the coding sequence TTGCTCGACGTAACCACGTTCGATGAGCTTCGTATTGGCCTCGCGACCGCTGACGACATCCGTCGTTGGTCGCACGGTGAGGTGAAGAAGCCGGAGACGATCAACTACCGCACGCTCAAGCCGGAGAAGGATGGCCTCTTCGGTGAGCAGATCTTCGGACCCTCCCGCGACTGGGAGTGCTCGTGCGGCAAGTACAAGCGCGTGCGCTTCAAGGGCATCGTGTGTGAGCGCTGTGGCGTGGAGGTCACGAAGTCGTCTGTGCGCCGTGAGCGCATGGGCCACATCGAGCTCGCCGCCCCCGTCACCCACATCTGGTACTTCAAGGGTGTTCCGAGCCGCCTCGGCTACCTGCTCGACATGGCGCCGAAGGACCTCGAGAAGGTCATCTACTTCGCCGCCTACATGGTGATCTCGGTCGACGAGCAGGGCCGTCACGACGACATGCCCGGCCTGGAGAACGAGATCCGCCTGGAGATCGCCGAGCTCGAGAAGCAGCGCGACTCGCGCATCGCCGACCGACTCGCGAAGCTTGAGACCGACCTCGCCGCTCTTGAAGAAGAGGGGGCGAAGGCGGATGTCAAGCGCCGCACCAAGGACGGCGCCGAGAAGGAGATGTCGCAGACGCGCAAGTCCTTCGACGAGCAGATCGCCCAGCTCGAGCGCGTGTGGGAGGACTTCCGCACCCTCAAGGTCGGCGACCTGAAGCCTGAGGACAGTGTCTTCCACGAGCTGCAGGACCGCTTCGGCATCTACTTCGAGGCCCACATGGGCGCCGAGGCGATCAAGAAGCGCCTCGAGACCTTCGACCTCCAGGCTGAGTCCGACGAGCTGCACGAGCAGATCGCCAACGGCAAGGGCCAGAAGAAGATCCGCGCCATCAAGCGCCTCAAGGTCGTCAACTCGTTCCTGCAGACCGGCAACTCGCCCGCCGCGATGGTGCTCGATGTCGTTCCGGTCATCCCGCCGGAGCTTCGCCCCATGGTGCAGCTCGACGGTGGCCGTTTCGCGACCTCCGACCTCAACGACCTCTACCGTCGTGTGATCAACCGCAACAACCGTCTCCGTCGCCTGCTCGACCTCGGTGCCCCCGAGATCATCGTCAACAACGAGAAGCGGATGCTGCAGGAGGCCGTCGACGCGCTGTTCGACAACGGTCGTCGTGGTCGCCCCGTCACGGGTACCGGCAACCGCGCCCTCAAGTCCCTGAGCGACATGCTCAAGGGAAAGCAGGGTCGCTTCCGCCAGAACCTGCTCGGCAAGCGCGTCGACTACTCGGGCCGTTCGGTCATCATCGTTGGTCCGCAGCTCAAGCTGCACCAGTGTGGTCTTCCGAAGCAGATGGCGCTCGAGCTGTTCAAGCCCTTCGTCATCAAGCGCCTCATCGACCTGAGCCACGCGCAGAACATCAAGAGCGCCAAGCGCATGGTGGAGCGTTCGCGTCCGCAGGTGTGGGATGTGCTCGAGGAGATCATCCGCGAGCGTCCCGTGCTGCTGAACCGCGCACCCACGCTTCACCGCCTCGGCATCCAGGCCTTCGAGCCCCAGCTGGTCGAGGGCAAGGCCATCCAGCTCCACCCGCTCGTCTGTGCCGCGTTCAACGCTGACTTCGACGGTGACCAGATGGCCGTGCACCTGCCGCTGTCGGTCGAGGCCCAGGCCGAGGCTCGCATCCTGATGCTCGCCTCGAACAACATCCTGAAGCCCTCGGACGGCCGCCCGGTCACCCTGCCCACGCAGGACATGATCATCGGCCTGCACCACCTCACGACCATTCGCGAGGGTGGCGAGGGCGAGGGCCGTGCGTTCTCCTCGGTCGCTGAGGCGATCCTGGCGTTCGACCAGAAGTCGCTGCACCTCAACTCGAAGGTGCGCATCCGTCTGATCGGCGACAAGTTCGAGAACGGTGCCGAGCTCAAGGAGACGACCCTCGGTCGCGCCCTCTTCAACGAGGCGCTGCCGGAGGACTACCCCTGGGTCGAGGCTCTCGCCGACAAGGGCCAGCTCTCCGCGATCGTCAACGACCTCGCTGAGCGCTACCCCAAGGTGGAGGTCGCGGCGACGCTCGACCGAATCAAGGACGCCGGTTTCTACTGGGCGACCCGCTCGGGCGTGACCGTCGCGCTCTCGGACATCCTCACGCCGCCCACGAAGCGCGCGATCATCGAGGGCTACGAGAAGCAGGCCGCCAAGGTGCAGAGCCAGTTTGAGAAGGGCCTCACGACCGACGCCGAGCGTCGTCAGGAGCTCATCGAGATCTGGAACAAGGCCACGGCTGAGGTTGCGACGGCGATGCAGGAGAACATGCCGTCTGACAACAACATCAACCGCATGGTCACCTCTGGTGCTCGTGGTAACTGGATGCAGGTGCGTCAGATCGCCGGTATGCGTGGTCTGGTGTCGAACCCGAAGGGTGAGATCATCCCGCGTCCGATCCTCTCGAGCTACCGTGAGGGCCTCTCGGTCGCCGAGTACTTCATCGCGACGCACGGTGCGCGTAAGGGCCTCGCCGACACGGCACTCCGTACGGCTGACTCCGGTTACCTCACGCGTCGTCTCGTCGATGTCTCGCAGGACGTCATCATCCGTGAAGACGACTGTGGCACCTCGCGCGGCCTCGACCTCGTGATCGCCGCCCCCGACGCCAACGGCGTGCTGGTGCGCGACGCGAACGTCGAGAACTCGCTCTACGCCCGCAGCCTCGCTGAGGATGCGGTCGACGCGAACGGCACCGTCGTGGCGAAGGCCGGTGACGATGTCGGTGACGTGCTCATCAACACCCTCATCGAGGCGGGCATCACGCACGCCAAGGTGCGCTCCGTGCTCACGTGTGAGTCCGCCGCGGGTGTCTGTGCTGTCTGCTACGGCCGTTCGCTCGCGACCGGCAAGCTCGTCGACATCGGTGAGGCCGTCGGTATCATCGCGGCCCAGTCGATCGGTGAGCCCGGCACGCAGCTGACGATGCGTACCTTCCACACCGGTGGTGTTGCATCCGCTGATGACATCACGCAGGGTCTGCCCCGCGTCACCGAGCTGTTCGAGGCTCGTACCCCCAAGGGTGCGTCCCCGATCGCCGAGGCGGCCGGAAAGATCACGATCGAGGACACGGATCGCAGCCGCAAGCTCATCCTGACCCCCGACAACGGCGACGAGCCGATTGCCTATCCCGTGCTCAAGCGCGCCACGCTCCTCGTGGAGGACGGCGAGCACGTCGAGCTCGGCCAGCAGCTGCACGTCGGTGCGGTTGACCCCAAGGAGGTGCTCCGCGTTCGCGGTGTCCGCGCGGTGCAGCAGCACCTCGTGGACGGCGTGCAGGGCGTGTACCGCTCGCAGGGTGTGCCGATCCACGACAAGCACATCGAGGTTATCGTGCGCCAGATGCTGCGCAAGGTCACGGTCGTCGACCACGGCGACACCGACCTTCTCCCGGGTGAGCTGGTCGACCGTTCGCGGTACAACGAGCTCAACCGTGCCGCGCTGACGGAGGGTCGCAAGACCGCCTCGGCTCGCCAGGAGGTCATGGGTATCACGAAGGCGTCGCTCGCGACCGAGTCGTGGCTGTCGGCCGCGTCGTTCCAGGAGACCACGCGTGTGCTCACGCAGGCGGCAATGGACGGCAAGTCCGACCCGCTGCTCGGCCTCAAGGAGAACGTGATCATCGGAAAGCTGATCCCGGCAGGTACGGGTCTTCCCCGCTACCGCAACGTCTCGGTCGAGGCGACCGAGGAGGCGAAGGCGGAGCGGTACCCCAACCGCATCTTCTCCGACGACTCCTCGTTCAGCGAGGCCGACCTGAGCTTCGTCGACTTCGACAGCTTCAGCTCGGACGGCGACTTCACGCCCGGTACATACAACTAG
- a CDS encoding FHA domain-containing protein, whose translation MYSPVVVAVLTAAVVLCAAAAAVMLSVGVASGTTAWLLVRWRRSEGGSALPASVEITVTEPHPFEPSAPARATTAAASVWKLETAQGQRIELTERTVIVGRNPVLPAGVERAQLVPLRDSDLSVSKTHARLDLIDGTWVVTDLFSTNGVRLAASERFTGDNRLDAGVPSYAEAHVTFGELAARIRLERRESAEASGAF comes from the coding sequence ATGTATTCTCCTGTCGTTGTCGCCGTTCTGACGGCGGCCGTCGTGCTTTGCGCCGCGGCCGCGGCGGTCATGCTGTCGGTCGGGGTCGCGAGCGGGACCACAGCGTGGCTGCTCGTGCGCTGGCGCCGAAGCGAGGGCGGCAGTGCGCTGCCGGCGAGTGTCGAGATCACGGTGACCGAGCCGCATCCGTTCGAGCCCTCCGCGCCAGCTCGCGCGACGACTGCGGCGGCGTCCGTCTGGAAGCTCGAGACGGCACAGGGCCAGCGCATCGAACTCACGGAACGCACCGTGATCGTCGGCCGGAACCCCGTTCTGCCCGCCGGCGTGGAGCGCGCCCAGCTCGTGCCCCTGCGCGACTCGGACCTCTCCGTCTCGAAGACCCATGCGCGCCTCGACCTCATCGACGGCACGTGGGTCGTCACCGATCTCTTCTCGACGAATGGCGTGCGGCTCGCGGCGAGCGAGCGCTTCACGGGCGACAACCGGCTGGATGCTGGCGTGCCGTCGTATGCCGAGGCGCATGTGACCTTTGGGGAGCTCGCGGCACGCATCCGCCTTGAGCGCCGCGAATCGGCCGAAGCATCCGGAGCCTTCTAG
- a CDS encoding GspE/PulE family protein — translation MSSLTEILIIRGVMPIEALDNVVDGWKGDDEMVRQLVADGTISAKDYASARAAQHGLPFVELTEYPVDKMAVSQVPATICRRHEVLPIANIGNTLTLAVVDPGNVFAIDDVRAAVRMQVNLVVAERTDLLAAIDRYHRADNEINSLTTVLEEESSGQELALADNEPGQDDAPIVRFVNLLIGQGIQDKASDIHIEPGQHDMGVRYRIDGVLHEVQRAPKAIQNGVISRLKIMADIDIAERRKPQDGRISVNHGGRQIDLRVATLPTVWGEKVVMRILDNSGTTLSLSDLNMLDGNLAKYRASFVKPNGMILVTGPTGSGKSTTLYTTLHAVAKPEVNVITVEDPVEYRMEGISQVQVNVKAGLTFAAALRSILRSDPDVVLIGEIRDKETAQIAIEASLTGHLVLSTLHTNSAPAAVTRLIEMDIEPFLVGSALEAVVAQRLARRLCDRCKEHYQSTIEGLASLGFYLDPSKPAPMLYKPVGCTHCSNTGYRGRIALHEVMIVTEEIERLAVARASSIEISKMAVSQGMATLRQDGWTKALMGHTAVEEILRVVV, via the coding sequence ATGTCATCTCTTACCGAGATCCTGATCATTCGCGGTGTCATGCCGATAGAGGCGCTTGACAATGTCGTCGACGGCTGGAAGGGCGATGACGAGATGGTGCGCCAGCTTGTCGCCGACGGCACGATCTCCGCCAAGGACTACGCCTCGGCGCGGGCAGCGCAGCACGGCCTGCCCTTCGTCGAACTCACGGAGTACCCGGTCGACAAGATGGCCGTATCGCAGGTGCCGGCGACGATCTGTCGCCGCCACGAAGTGTTGCCAATCGCGAACATCGGCAACACGCTGACGCTCGCCGTCGTCGACCCGGGCAACGTCTTCGCGATCGACGACGTTCGCGCGGCAGTGCGCATGCAGGTGAACCTCGTCGTGGCGGAGCGCACCGACCTGCTTGCCGCGATCGACCGCTACCACCGCGCCGACAACGAGATCAACTCGCTGACGACCGTGCTCGAGGAGGAGAGCAGCGGGCAGGAACTCGCACTCGCCGACAATGAGCCGGGCCAGGATGACGCCCCCATTGTGCGCTTCGTGAACCTGCTGATCGGGCAGGGAATCCAGGACAAGGCATCCGATATCCACATCGAGCCCGGCCAGCATGACATGGGCGTGCGCTACCGCATCGACGGTGTGCTGCACGAGGTGCAGCGGGCGCCCAAGGCCATCCAGAACGGCGTCATCTCGCGCCTCAAGATCATGGCCGACATCGACATCGCCGAGCGTCGCAAGCCGCAGGATGGTCGCATCTCGGTCAACCACGGCGGCCGCCAGATCGACCTCCGCGTCGCGACGCTGCCGACGGTGTGGGGCGAGAAGGTCGTCATGCGTATCCTCGACAACTCGGGGACGACGCTGAGCCTGAGCGACCTCAACATGCTCGACGGCAACCTGGCGAAGTATCGCGCATCGTTCGTGAAGCCCAACGGCATGATCCTCGTGACGGGCCCGACCGGTTCGGGCAAGTCGACCACGCTCTACACGACCCTCCACGCGGTCGCGAAGCCCGAGGTCAACGTCATCACGGTCGAAGACCCCGTCGAGTACCGCATGGAGGGCATCAGCCAGGTGCAGGTCAACGTCAAGGCGGGCCTCACCTTCGCCGCGGCGCTCCGAAGCATCCTTCGTTCCGACCCGGATGTCGTGCTGATCGGTGAGATCCGCGACAAGGAGACGGCGCAGATCGCGATCGAGGCGTCGCTCACCGGTCACCTCGTGCTGTCGACGCTCCACACCAATAGCGCGCCGGCCGCCGTCACGCGTCTCATCGAGATGGACATCGAGCCCTTCCTCGTCGGCTCCGCGCTCGAGGCCGTTGTGGCCCAGCGTCTTGCCCGTCGGCTCTGCGACCGCTGCAAGGAGCACTACCAGAGCACGATCGAGGGCCTCGCGAGCCTTGGCTTCTACCTCGATCCCAGCAAGCCGGCGCCCATGCTCTACAAGCCCGTCGGATGCACGCACTGCTCCAACACGGGATACCGGGGTCGCATCGCGCTCCACGAGGTCATGATCGTGACCGAGGAGATCGAGCGCCTCGCGGTTGCACGGGCATCCAGCATCGAGATTTCGAAGATGGCGGTCTCGCAGGGCATGGCGACCCTGCGGCAGGACGGCTGGACCAAGGCGCTCATGGGTCACACGGCGGTCGAAGAGATCCTCCGCGTGGTGGTGTGA
- a CDS encoding type IV pilus twitching motility protein PilT: MHTLPGPVPVESAAVVPAPEPTAAPAAVPAGFVSRRNPNLKADPDLDGALQQVLLTSGSDLHISAGAPPMIRVDGALRPIKDAPVWSQDKVAAALRSILTEKQKEIFEEHLEFDFAYTLSENARFRVNLYQQRHNMGAAFRLIPTEIKPLSALGVPESIGSFAKLARGLVLVTGPTGSGKSTTLAALIDLVNKTRTDHIMTVEDPIEFLHQNQKSLVNQREVGHDTHSFAAALKHVLRQDPDVILVGELRDLETISVALTAAETGHLVFATLHTQDAPQTIDRIIDVYPPHQQNQVRAQLAATLQGVVCQTLLKRANGKGRVVATEVLMATHAVANLIREGKTYQVHSAMQAGREAGMHTMDQHLADLVNSGQITFDAAVEKAHDFEVLKRLVTRVETTGALGANMTDGVNYSDAYSVQR, translated from the coding sequence GTGCACACGCTGCCCGGCCCGGTGCCGGTCGAGTCTGCCGCCGTCGTGCCCGCGCCCGAGCCGACCGCTGCGCCCGCGGCGGTGCCCGCTGGCTTCGTGTCGCGCCGTAACCCGAACCTCAAGGCCGACCCTGACCTCGACGGGGCATTGCAGCAGGTGCTGCTGACGAGCGGCTCCGACCTGCACATCTCCGCCGGTGCCCCGCCGATGATCCGCGTCGATGGCGCCCTGCGTCCCATCAAGGACGCCCCCGTGTGGAGCCAGGACAAGGTCGCGGCGGCCCTCAGGAGCATCCTGACTGAGAAGCAGAAGGAGATCTTCGAGGAGCACCTCGAGTTCGACTTCGCCTACACGCTCTCGGAGAATGCGCGTTTTCGCGTGAACCTCTACCAGCAGCGGCACAATATGGGCGCGGCGTTCCGTCTCATCCCGACCGAGATCAAGCCTCTCTCGGCGCTCGGCGTGCCGGAATCTATCGGCTCCTTCGCGAAGCTCGCGCGCGGTCTCGTGCTGGTGACGGGACCGACGGGTTCGGGAAAGTCGACGACGCTCGCAGCGCTTATCGACCTCGTCAACAAGACGCGCACCGACCACATCATGACGGTGGAGGACCCGATCGAGTTCCTCCACCAGAACCAGAAGTCGCTCGTCAACCAGCGCGAGGTCGGCCATGACACGCACAGCTTCGCGGCGGCGCTCAAGCACGTGCTGCGCCAGGACCCCGATGTCATCCTCGTCGGCGAGCTTCGTGACCTGGAGACTATTTCGGTGGCGCTGACGGCGGCCGAGACGGGCCACCTCGTCTTCGCCACGCTGCACACGCAGGATGCCCCGCAGACGATCGACCGCATCATCGACGTCTACCCGCCGCACCAGCAGAACCAGGTGCGCGCGCAGCTCGCGGCGACCCTGCAGGGCGTCGTCTGCCAGACGCTGCTCAAGCGGGCGAACGGCAAGGGCCGTGTCGTCGCGACGGAGGTGCTCATGGCGACCCACGCTGTCGCGAACCTCATTCGTGAGGGCAAGACCTACCAGGTGCACTCGGCGATGCAGGCGGGCCGCGAGGCGGGCATGCACACGATGGACCAGCACCTTGCCGACCTCGTCAACAGCGGCCAGATCACCTTCGATGCCGCCGTCGAGAAGGCGCACGACTTCGAGGTGCTCAAACGGCTCGTGACCCGTGTCGAGACGACGGGCGCACTGGGCGCCAACATGACGGATGGCGTCAACTACAGCGACGCCTACTCGGTGCAGCGCTGA
- a CDS encoding type II secretion system F family protein, whose translation MATATKEFAYKGRDVSGKVVKGRLEGASEGAVMAKLRAMNVTPIDISEAATGTGLQKEISIPGMQKGVGLKDLAVMARQMATMTSSGLSLIRTLTILSEQTENKTLASTLATVQADVEAGFALSAAMAKHPKHFPPLFINLVRAGEAGGFLEDTLVSIAENYENEVKLRATIKSALTYPVAVLCIAVVAVIGMLIFIVPVFETMFSDLGGDLPLPTQFLVILSKNMVWAGPLMLVLTVIFVFWWRANKNTDKVRNFLDPLKLKIPVFGPLFAKVAIARFTRNFATMMGAGVPILQSLNIVGEASGNAVIENALKKVSDSVRSGKSVSGPLALEPVFPAMVTQMIAVGEDAGALETMLNKIADFYDQEVEATAEQLTALIEPLMIAIIGVVVGGMIVALYLPIFSIFEQIQ comes from the coding sequence ATGGCCACCGCGACGAAGGAGTTCGCTTACAAGGGCCGGGATGTCTCGGGCAAGGTCGTGAAGGGCCGCCTCGAGGGCGCATCCGAGGGCGCCGTCATGGCCAAGCTGCGCGCCATGAACGTGACGCCCATCGACATCAGCGAGGCGGCGACAGGAACGGGGCTCCAGAAGGAGATCTCGATCCCCGGCATGCAGAAGGGCGTCGGGCTCAAGGACCTCGCGGTCATGGCCCGCCAAATGGCGACCATGACCTCGTCGGGTCTCTCGCTCATCCGCACGCTCACGATCCTGTCGGAGCAGACGGAGAACAAGACGCTCGCGTCAACCCTTGCGACCGTGCAGGCGGATGTCGAGGCCGGCTTCGCCCTGTCGGCGGCGATGGCGAAGCATCCGAAGCACTTTCCGCCGCTGTTCATCAACCTCGTGCGCGCGGGTGAGGCGGGTGGCTTTCTCGAGGACACGCTCGTGTCGATCGCCGAGAACTACGAGAACGAGGTCAAGCTCCGCGCGACGATCAAGTCGGCGCTGACCTACCCGGTCGCGGTGCTCTGCATCGCGGTCGTGGCGGTCATCGGCATGCTGATCTTCATCGTGCCGGTCTTCGAGACGATGTTCTCCGACCTGGGCGGCGACCTGCCCCTGCCGACCCAGTTCCTCGTGATCCTGTCGAAGAACATGGTGTGGGCGGGGCCGCTCATGCTCGTGCTCACGGTGATCTTCGTCTTCTGGTGGCGGGCGAACAAGAACACCGACAAGGTGCGCAACTTCCTCGACCCCTTGAAGCTCAAGATCCCGGTCTTCGGGCCGCTCTTCGCCAAGGTGGCCATCGCCCGCTTCACGCGAAACTTCGCGACCATGATGGGGGCGGGTGTGCCCATCCTCCAGTCGCTCAACATCGTGGGGGAGGCATCCGGCAACGCGGTCATCGAGAACGCGCTCAAGAAGGTCTCCGACTCGGTGCGCTCCGGCAAGTCGGTGTCAGGGCCGCTCGCGCTCGAGCCGGTGTTTCCGGCGATGGTGACGCAGATGATCGCCGTCGGAGAGGATGCCGGCGCCCTCGAGACCATGCTCAACAAGATCGCGGACTTCTACGACCAGGAGGTCGAGGCAACCGCGGAGCAGCTCACGGCGCTCATCGAGCCGCTCATGATCGCCATCATCGGCGTCGTCGTGGGCGGAATGATCGTGGCGCTGTACCTGCCGATCTTCAGCATTTTTGAGCAGATCCAGTAG
- a CDS encoding type IV pilin protein, giving the protein MISTINNAIAKKREDGEKGFTLIELLVVILIIGVLAAIAIPAFLNQRQGAWKSQVESDLKNAAIAAEQFAVDNNGSYAPTGTGAPSMVGTAETTLDDYGFNATQDVEVTVIANTTRFVLVGAHDQLDEFYVYDSDSGAITETDTAPTTIP; this is encoded by the coding sequence ATGATCAGCACGATCAACAACGCAATCGCCAAGAAGCGCGAGGACGGCGAGAAGGGCTTCACCCTGATCGAGCTCCTCGTCGTCATCCTCATCATCGGCGTCCTCGCCGCGATCGCCATCCCGGCGTTCCTCAACCAGCGCCAGGGGGCGTGGAAGTCGCAGGTCGAGTCAGACCTCAAGAACGCCGCCATCGCGGCTGAGCAGTTCGCAGTCGACAACAATGGAAGCTATGCGCCGACTGGCACGGGGGCCCCGAGCATGGTTGGAACGGCAGAAACGACGTTGGACGACTACGGCTTCAACGCAACTCAGGACGTCGAGGTGACGGTAATCGCGAACACGACTCGGTTCGTCCTGGTTGGTGCCCACGACCAGCTTGATGAGTTCTACGTCTACGACAGCGATTCCGGCGCAATCACCGAAACGGACACCGCGCCGACCACCATCCCGTAA
- a CDS encoding prepilin-type N-terminal cleavage/methylation domain-containing protein has translation MIQAIRGRLKLRHEGGFTLVEVVVAMSIFMIISAGILHTMLTLLSITRDSRVRQVAGNLAAQEIDLARSATDIFALNNATRVVELNNDTFTVHRTTSWVNAAEELSACGAGGGTLRYKQIKVEVEWQTAGEVRSIESDTLLNPSARINDPDLSTVLVVVTSAVSGEGVPGIPVKAVPSGGGATLNTTTDAEGCAYFLKAAPATYNVSLSSPPGRNFVDPLSSSTPMQTAGVQKGEAATVPFNFDESGDLRVRYDVPGAIVARNLTTTLFSTREPFRSTATSASNPRTITVAAFADGYTPVAGDAVECAASDPAQWSETAGLSSGSRVAPVAALGGEVSDVTVPAGAVRMTQDVNRYIIARSTVSSVEGHPGCGVQQVLRFDRASNARPTLILPYGSWSLEATTSSTASSGAAIPGARMALVGNGVVQGNVVTIDPRVPVS, from the coding sequence ATGATCCAGGCAATTCGCGGCAGGCTGAAACTGCGGCACGAGGGCGGCTTCACGCTTGTGGAAGTTGTCGTTGCGATGTCGATCTTCATGATCATCTCCGCCGGGATCCTTCACACGATGCTGACCCTGCTGTCGATCACCCGAGATTCTCGAGTGCGGCAGGTGGCCGGCAACCTCGCGGCGCAGGAGATCGACCTCGCACGCAGCGCGACCGACATCTTTGCCCTCAACAACGCCACCCGCGTCGTCGAGCTGAACAACGACACTTTCACGGTGCACCGCACCACCAGTTGGGTGAATGCCGCCGAAGAACTCTCAGCGTGCGGCGCGGGCGGGGGCACCCTCCGGTACAAGCAAATCAAGGTCGAGGTCGAATGGCAGACCGCGGGTGAGGTCCGCAGCATCGAGAGCGACACCCTCCTCAACCCGAGCGCACGGATCAATGACCCGGACCTCAGCACCGTCCTCGTCGTGGTCACATCGGCTGTGAGTGGCGAGGGTGTGCCGGGCATTCCCGTCAAAGCGGTGCCCAGCGGGGGCGGGGCGACTCTCAACACAACGACGGATGCTGAGGGGTGCGCCTACTTCCTGAAGGCTGCGCCGGCCACCTACAACGTGAGCCTGTCAAGCCCGCCCGGTCGCAACTTCGTCGACCCGCTGAGTTCGTCCACACCGATGCAGACGGCGGGCGTCCAGAAGGGTGAGGCCGCGACCGTACCGTTTAACTTTGACGAATCGGGCGACCTCAGGGTGCGCTACGACGTGCCTGGTGCGATTGTGGCCCGCAACCTCACGACGACTCTTTTCAGTACGCGTGAACCGTTCCGTTCGACTGCGACATCGGCGTCGAACCCTCGCACGATCACAGTCGCTGCCTTCGCGGATGGCTACACTCCGGTCGCGGGAGACGCGGTCGAGTGCGCAGCATCCGACCCTGCCCAGTGGTCAGAGACGGCAGGCCTTTCGAGCGGTAGCCGCGTCGCTCCTGTCGCCGCGCTGGGCGGCGAGGTCAGTGACGTGACGGTGCCGGCAGGAGCCGTTCGGATGACTCAGGATGTCAACCGGTACATCATCGCGCGATCGACCGTGTCGTCGGTGGAAGGTCACCCTGGCTGTGGCGTGCAACAGGTGCTCCGTTTTGATCGGGCCAGCAACGCGCGTCCGACGCTCATCCTTCCATACGGGAGTTGGAGCCTTGAGGCGACCACATCGTCGACCGCGAGCAGTGGTGCTGCGATCCCAGGTGCGCGCATGGCGCTCGTAGGAAATGGTGTGGTGCAGGGCAACGTGGTCACGATCGACCCGAGGGTTCCGGTCTCATGA